The following are encoded together in the Robertmurraya sp. FSL R5-0851 genome:
- a CDS encoding Gfo/Idh/MocA family protein, which yields MVGLGNIAQKAYLPILTRETDWEFVGAFTPNKEKRGLICKQYRIEDFSSVHSVADACDAVFVHSSTATHFDIISTLLLKGKHVYVDKPLAATLDQAEKLVELQQTTGCKLMVGFNRRFAPMYVKAKEQSKEFAWARFEKHRANSVGPHDVEFTMLDDYLHLVDTVRWLADGDLTLQHGALHKNEKNEMVFGQHTFSRKDGIQLTTAMHRNAGSGLEQLELVTNGAIIRVKNMNVTEKEASDTISTSYPGSWDSTLKQRGFEDAIHHFIHCVDHDITPSVDGEEALKSQQLVMKLVNPHL from the coding sequence ATGGTTGGGCTTGGAAATATAGCACAAAAGGCATATTTGCCTATTCTAACTAGAGAGACAGATTGGGAGTTTGTTGGTGCTTTCACCCCGAATAAGGAAAAGAGAGGTTTAATTTGTAAGCAATATCGAATTGAGGATTTTTCAAGTGTTCATTCAGTGGCTGATGCGTGCGACGCAGTGTTTGTTCATAGTTCCACGGCTACACACTTTGACATCATCTCTACTTTACTTTTAAAAGGCAAGCATGTATACGTGGATAAGCCATTAGCGGCTACTCTTGATCAAGCAGAAAAATTGGTGGAGTTGCAACAGACTACAGGCTGTAAATTAATGGTAGGGTTTAATCGTCGTTTTGCACCTATGTATGTGAAAGCGAAGGAACAATCGAAAGAATTTGCATGGGCGAGATTTGAGAAGCATCGTGCGAATAGTGTTGGGCCACATGATGTAGAATTTACAATGTTAGATGATTACTTGCATCTTGTGGATACAGTCCGTTGGTTGGCTGATGGTGATCTTACTCTTCAGCATGGAGCCTTACATAAAAATGAAAAAAACGAGATGGTTTTTGGACAGCATACGTTCTCCAGAAAAGACGGTATTCAATTGACGACGGCCATGCATCGAAATGCTGGTTCGGGATTGGAGCAACTGGAGCTTGTAACGAACGGGGCCATTATACGTGTAAAGAATATGAATGTGACTGAGAAGGAAGCTAGTGATACCATCTCTACTTCTTACCCAGGCTCTTGGGATTCTACTTTGAAACAACGCGGATTTGAAGATGCTATTCATCATTTTATTCATTGTGTTGACCATGATATAACGCCTTCAGTCGATGGTGAAGAAGCGTTAAAATCACAACAATTAGTCATGAAATTAGTAAACCCCCACTTGTGA
- a CDS encoding GrpB family protein, with the protein MRKTNIVPWSEEWASEFEKEAGLLKQIFQDNVIDIHHIGSTSIKTIGYAKPIIDILIAVHDISRVDRLNTSMLELGYEAKGENGIPGRRFFQKGGDHRTHHVHVFQEGDNQINFHLDFKRYLLQHPKQAARYKQKKLELANQYPDAHHRYQEGKQELVSELAQLATQWAEEIRTLRDQ; encoded by the coding sequence ATGCGTAAAACAAATATCGTACCATGGTCGGAAGAATGGGCTAGCGAATTTGAAAAAGAGGCGGGACTTCTCAAACAAATCTTTCAAGATAACGTGATTGACATTCACCACATAGGAAGCACCTCCATTAAAACAATTGGTTACGCTAAACCTATCATCGACATATTGATAGCCGTTCATGACATATCCAGAGTTGACCGTTTAAACACATCCATGCTTGAACTCGGATACGAAGCAAAAGGAGAAAACGGGATACCTGGGAGACGTTTCTTTCAAAAGGGTGGAGACCATCGTACTCATCATGTCCATGTTTTTCAAGAAGGAGATAACCAGATTAATTTCCACCTAGACTTTAAAAGGTATTTACTACAACACCCGAAACAAGCTGCCAGATACAAACAAAAAAAGCTGGAACTAGCTAACCAATATCCCGATGCACATCATCGATACCAAGAAGGAAAACAAGAACTTGTTTCTGAGTTGGCACAACTTGCCACACAATGGGCAGAAGAAATTCGAACATTGCGAGACCAATAG
- a CDS encoding helix-turn-helix domain-containing protein translates to MSESKADVILHPVRMRIIQSLVSEPLTVQQMKERMPDIPQATLYRHLKKLFESKIVFVVDEQQIRGTVEKWYALQPKEANLGTDDLANYSKEQYMALFMKYIANIMAEYERYVSQEKVDFVKDGVSLRQASLYLSDEEFTSLLQELGQVYSKVLTNKQASNRRKRTFANIIIPEPNE, encoded by the coding sequence ATGAGTGAATCAAAAGCAGATGTCATCTTACACCCTGTTCGCATGAGAATCATCCAGTCGCTTGTTAGCGAGCCCTTAACTGTTCAACAAATGAAGGAACGTATGCCAGACATTCCTCAAGCGACCCTTTATCGTCATTTAAAAAAACTATTTGAATCCAAAATTGTTTTTGTAGTAGATGAGCAACAAATTCGGGGAACGGTAGAAAAATGGTATGCCCTTCAACCTAAAGAAGCGAACTTAGGGACTGACGATTTAGCCAACTATAGTAAAGAACAATACATGGCCCTTTTCATGAAGTATATCGCTAATATCATGGCTGAATATGAACGGTATGTTTCACAGGAAAAGGTAGACTTTGTAAAGGATGGAGTTTCATTACGCCAAGCTTCCCTTTATTTATCTGACGAAGAGTTCACTTCCCTCCTTCAAGAGCTCGGTCAAGTGTATTCTAAAGTTCTAACGAATAAGCAAGCATCAAATAGAAGGAAACGAACATTTGCTAATATCATCATACCAGAACCAAATGAGTAG
- a CDS encoding alpha/beta fold hydrolase produces MRETEVVIQSKVKLSGSLSLPDSDKEKSPAILIIPGTGKLNRDGKVNKKLDLNLYKQLAQFFTELGFITLRYDKRGVGKSEGDYNRTGFWDLVDDSQAAVQFLKMHAAVDADQVIVLGHSEGCMIGTALAAREPMSGLILLAGAVERLEEALKRQREIAAVDMRSAKGFIGFLLRLFKADKKIEPQAQAFMQKVMESKNDTMKVQFQTINAKWMREHFAYNVREDLAKVTCPVLAITGARDVQANPAVLENLASFVKGDSEYHIVENMGHSLKFQAQTSHMLTVKKDLITESSLPLHPELEMLLRNWVEKQLIESNNLTHIIS; encoded by the coding sequence ATGAGAGAAACAGAGGTTGTTATTCAAAGCAAAGTTAAATTAAGTGGAAGCCTTAGTCTGCCTGATTCTGATAAGGAGAAATCTCCAGCCATATTAATTATTCCTGGAACTGGAAAGCTGAATCGTGATGGGAAAGTAAATAAAAAGCTAGATCTTAATTTATACAAACAGTTGGCACAGTTTTTTACAGAGCTTGGATTTATTACTTTACGTTATGATAAGCGTGGAGTTGGTAAAAGCGAAGGTGATTATAACCGAACAGGTTTTTGGGATCTCGTGGACGATTCGCAAGCAGCTGTCCAGTTTTTAAAAATGCATGCTGCTGTAGATGCAGATCAAGTGATTGTCCTTGGTCATAGTGAAGGTTGTATGATTGGAACAGCTCTTGCAGCCAGAGAACCAATGTCTGGATTGATTTTACTTGCGGGTGCCGTGGAACGTTTAGAAGAAGCCTTAAAAAGGCAACGAGAGATAGCAGCTGTTGATATGAGGAGTGCCAAAGGGTTTATTGGGTTCCTATTGCGCTTGTTTAAAGCTGATAAAAAAATTGAACCTCAGGCCCAGGCCTTTATGCAAAAAGTGATGGAATCTAAAAATGACACGATGAAGGTTCAATTTCAGACGATTAATGCAAAATGGATGCGTGAACATTTTGCCTATAACGTACGGGAGGATTTAGCTAAGGTTACTTGTCCCGTTCTTGCGATTACTGGCGCTAGAGACGTGCAAGCAAACCCTGCGGTTTTAGAGAATTTGGCTAGCTTTGTTAAAGGTGATTCTGAATATCACATCGTGGAGAATATGGGTCATTCATTAAAATTTCAAGCTCAGACCTCTCATATGCTAACAGTTAAGAAAGATTTAATTACGGAGTCTTCCCTTCCCCTTCATCCAGAATTAGAGATGCTATTACGAAATTGGGTAGAGAAACAACTTATTGAATCAAATAATCTAACACATATTATCTCTTAA
- a CDS encoding DUF3231 family protein codes for MQMDLTASEQGYLWSMYQSLSMNMCILKYFDQIAEDEEVRELNKEILACCLNTQLEITTIMNNEEFPIPVAFTDQDVNLQAGKLFTEPLILYYHWFVSKGNLNYSSIALNTIAREDVFALFKRFNTESLELLDRARILLLEKGLWIRSPYIPIPSEVQFVQKQSYLTKWLGEHRPLTGQEISMIFYNVLTNELGLTVMKGFIQVTDDEPFKSYMIKGKEIATKHMNTLSEIFQKEEISTPGAWSVSTTSSKTAPFSTKLMISLINFLNTQGIANYGVALTSSMRSDIFRTFTSLMADVARYTEDGANIMIEHGWFESPPQAPKLT; via the coding sequence ATGCAAATGGATTTAACCGCCAGTGAACAAGGCTATCTCTGGTCGATGTACCAGTCACTTTCCATGAATATGTGTATATTAAAGTATTTTGACCAAATTGCAGAAGATGAAGAGGTTAGGGAGTTAAACAAGGAAATTTTAGCTTGTTGTCTGAACACACAACTTGAAATTACAACAATTATGAATAATGAAGAATTTCCCATTCCTGTTGCCTTTACAGATCAAGATGTGAACTTACAAGCAGGCAAACTATTTACAGAACCACTTATTCTTTATTATCATTGGTTTGTTTCAAAAGGAAACTTAAATTATTCATCCATAGCCTTGAATACGATTGCACGGGAAGATGTATTTGCTTTATTTAAGAGATTTAATACCGAATCATTAGAATTATTGGATAGGGCAAGAATTCTTCTACTCGAAAAAGGATTATGGATTCGATCACCATATATCCCGATACCAAGTGAGGTTCAATTTGTTCAAAAACAAAGCTACTTAACGAAGTGGCTTGGTGAGCATCGTCCATTGACAGGTCAGGAAATTTCAATGATATTTTATAATGTTTTAACGAATGAATTAGGACTCACGGTGATGAAAGGATTTATTCAGGTCACTGATGATGAGCCCTTCAAATCGTATATGATCAAAGGGAAAGAAATAGCTACAAAGCATATGAACACATTAAGTGAGATATTTCAAAAGGAGGAAATCTCGACTCCTGGAGCATGGAGCGTGAGTACGACTTCTTCTAAAACGGCTCCTTTTTCAACAAAACTAATGATTTCGCTTATCAATTTCTTAAACACTCAAGGAATCGCCAACTATGGTGTGGCACTAACAAGTTCAATGAGAAGCGATATTTTCAGAACCTTTACTAGCCTGATGGCTGATGTTGCACGGTATACGGAAGATGGGGCGAATATTATGATTGAACATGGCTGGTTTGAATCTCCACCACAAGCACCAAAATTAACGTAA
- a CDS encoding GNAT family N-acetyltransferase: MFIRKAIPADAKGIAKVHVDSWRTTYKHIFPDDYLQSLTYESREELWNGVIPNGHVYVAENHQGEIVGFSSGGKERTGDYPGYEGELYAIYILQEYQGKGIGRQLVKPLIEQFKNEGMNSMTVFVLEENPSKHFYQSLGATEIDRLKDTIAGKEVIELVYGWKDFSIIT; this comes from the coding sequence ATGTTCATTCGTAAAGCCATACCTGCGGATGCAAAGGGCATCGCAAAAGTTCATGTTGATAGCTGGCGAACCACTTATAAGCATATTTTTCCAGATGATTACCTACAATCATTAACGTATGAAAGCCGAGAAGAATTATGGAATGGGGTCATCCCTAACGGACATGTATATGTCGCTGAAAATCATCAAGGGGAGATTGTTGGTTTTTCTTCAGGTGGAAAAGAAAGAACAGGAGACTACCCCGGGTATGAGGGAGAATTATATGCCATATACATTCTGCAGGAATACCAAGGGAAAGGGATTGGGCGCCAACTCGTGAAGCCGTTAATTGAACAGTTCAAAAATGAGGGAATGAATTCAATGACGGTGTTTGTCTTGGAAGAGAATCCTTCAAAGCATTTTTATCAATCACTTGGAGCAACAGAAATCGACCGGCTAAAAGATACCATAGCCGGAAAAGAAGTAATTGAACTGGTATACGGTTGGAAAGACTTTTCAATAATCACATAA
- a CDS encoding peptidoglycan-binding protein, translated as MSYLYFGNTNSYISQVDKTQGNLNQVSPSYFDLNADGSLKISSQFDPAFVTQMHARGIKVVPFLSNHWDRTLGRQELSNREKLSSQIADFIVKNNLDGVQVDIENVTDIDREAYTDLVRLLREKLPANKEISVAIAANPNGWNKGWHGSYDYKELAKYASYLMIMAYDESYTGGPQGPVASYGWVERSIQYSLNQGVAADKIVLGVPFYGRYWKEGEATGGAGISNNRVDEMLAKYGGTVTYDEKTQSPKATITIKPGDPTMTIAGNTLTAGTYHIWYENHESIKAKLQLIHKYNLKGSGSWSLGQESSSIWQSYRTWLAHDGQVEVSTVNETQPKEQTGSTAPSSAVTHIVQSGDTLWKVATTYKMTVDELKAWNQLTTDSIFIGQALKVKVLQTEPTNQQPITSQPAANTPGAVSAPVPTTPVPPPAPAPKPAVAPPRAPAPIVAAPAKKYPTLRVGSSGSAVTDMQNKLKKAGIYKGSVHGKYDTSTRNAVIAFQKKYKLKADGVAGPATLSKLDAVIAPTKVATVSKPATTSVKKYPTLRSGSKGAAVVDMQNKLKKNGVYRGNSLGVYDAATRNAVIAFQKKYKLKADGIAGPATLSKLDMVTK; from the coding sequence ATGAGTTATTTATATTTTGGAAATACAAACTCTTATATTTCTCAAGTGGATAAGACACAAGGAAACTTAAATCAAGTGTCCCCAAGCTATTTTGATTTGAATGCCGATGGATCGCTCAAAATTAGTTCTCAATTTGATCCAGCTTTTGTTACTCAAATGCATGCCCGTGGAATTAAAGTCGTACCCTTTTTAAGTAATCATTGGGACCGAACGCTCGGACGCCAGGAGCTTAGCAACCGTGAAAAATTATCTTCTCAAATTGCCGACTTTATCGTAAAAAATAATCTTGATGGTGTTCAGGTGGATATTGAAAATGTGACAGATATCGACCGTGAAGCCTACACAGATTTGGTTCGCTTGTTGCGCGAAAAACTTCCTGCAAACAAGGAGATTTCAGTAGCTATTGCTGCTAACCCAAACGGATGGAACAAAGGCTGGCATGGGTCTTATGACTACAAAGAGCTTGCGAAATATGCCAGTTATTTAATGATTATGGCTTATGATGAAAGCTATACCGGAGGACCTCAAGGCCCTGTCGCAAGTTATGGCTGGGTGGAACGCTCCATTCAATACTCTTTGAATCAAGGAGTTGCTGCTGACAAAATTGTTCTAGGAGTTCCCTTTTACGGACGATACTGGAAAGAAGGTGAAGCAACAGGCGGAGCGGGGATTTCCAACAACCGCGTTGATGAAATGCTCGCCAAATACGGCGGTACGGTGACCTACGATGAGAAGACACAATCCCCTAAAGCAACCATTACGATTAAACCAGGAGACCCAACTATGACCATTGCTGGCAACACTCTTACTGCTGGTACATATCATATTTGGTATGAAAATCATGAGTCAATTAAAGCGAAGTTACAGTTAATTCATAAATATAATTTAAAAGGCTCTGGAAGTTGGAGTTTAGGGCAAGAAAGCTCATCCATTTGGCAATCGTATCGTACATGGTTAGCACATGATGGACAAGTAGAAGTTTCTACCGTTAATGAAACTCAGCCAAAGGAGCAAACAGGAAGCACGGCTCCTTCTTCTGCTGTTACACATATCGTTCAATCTGGCGACACACTTTGGAAAGTTGCGACCACTTATAAAATGACCGTTGATGAATTGAAAGCATGGAACCAATTAACAACAGATTCCATCTTTATTGGACAAGCTTTGAAAGTAAAAGTTTTGCAAACCGAACCTACTAATCAGCAACCAATAACAAGTCAACCAGCTGCTAATACACCAGGTGCTGTCTCTGCTCCTGTTCCAACTACACCGGTACCTCCACCTGCTCCTGCACCAAAACCAGCCGTAGCTCCACCAAGAGCACCGGCTCCTATCGTAGCAGCACCAGCAAAGAAATATCCAACTCTTCGAGTGGGATCGAGTGGCTCAGCGGTTACAGATATGCAAAATAAACTAAAGAAAGCGGGAATTTATAAAGGAAGTGTGCATGGTAAATACGATACAAGTACGCGTAATGCGGTCATTGCCTTTCAGAAAAAATACAAGCTAAAAGCGGACGGTGTCGCAGGACCTGCAACTTTATCCAAGCTTGATGCGGTAATCGCCCCAACCAAAGTGGCTACCGTATCAAAACCAGCAACAACCTCTGTTAAAAAGTACCCTACCTTACGTTCTGGTTCAAAAGGTGCGGCTGTAGTGGATATGCAAAACAAGTTAAAGAAAAATGGCGTATACAGAGGGAATTCACTTGGTGTGTATGATGCAGCAACAAGAAATGCCGTTATTGCGTTTCAAAAGAAATATAAATTAAAAGCTGATGGTATTGCAGGTCCAGCAACTCTCAGTAAATTAGATATGGTAACCAAATAG
- a CDS encoding MoeB/ThiF family adenylyltransferase: MSDRYSRQELFSPIGKEGQKQIQQSHVLIIGAGALGTALAESLTRAGIGKLTIVDRDYVEWSNLQRQQLYSESDARDRIPKAAAAKKRLQDINSDVEVVSHVMDVSIEEMEQLMVGVDLILDATDNFDTRLLINDMSQKANIPWIYGACVGSYGLSFTIIPGKTPCLQCLLDHIPLGGMTCDTAGIISPAVHTVVAHQVTEALKLLTRNLTALRGSLYSFDLWLNSSSSISVDKMKKDDCPSCGNTPHYPYLDKTNSTKTAVLCGRNTVQIRPATNTNLNLEALADRLKPYGQVSKNHYLLSLTKGEHRLVFFTDGRVLIHGTKDIAEAKKLYYQFVG, translated from the coding sequence TTGAGCGACCGATACTCGAGACAGGAACTTTTTTCACCAATTGGGAAAGAAGGTCAAAAGCAAATACAGCAATCACATGTATTAATTATTGGAGCAGGCGCACTAGGAACAGCACTTGCTGAATCTCTCACACGAGCAGGAATAGGGAAACTGACCATCGTTGATCGTGATTACGTCGAATGGAGCAATCTTCAACGCCAACAGTTATATAGTGAATCTGACGCTCGTGATCGGATCCCGAAGGCTGCAGCAGCAAAAAAACGGCTTCAAGACATCAACTCTGACGTGGAAGTGGTATCACATGTGATGGATGTAAGCATCGAGGAGATGGAGCAGTTAATGGTAGGGGTTGATCTTATTTTAGATGCAACCGATAATTTTGACACGCGACTACTTATCAATGATATGTCACAAAAAGCGAACATTCCATGGATTTATGGAGCATGCGTGGGGAGTTACGGGTTGTCTTTTACCATCATTCCAGGAAAAACTCCGTGTTTGCAGTGTTTATTAGATCATATTCCTCTAGGTGGAATGACCTGTGACACAGCCGGTATCATTTCACCCGCAGTTCATACCGTTGTTGCTCACCAAGTAACAGAAGCACTTAAGCTTCTTACTAGAAATCTAACAGCACTTAGAGGCTCTCTTTATTCGTTTGATCTGTGGCTTAATTCATCGTCATCGATTTCAGTAGATAAAATGAAAAAAGATGATTGTCCGTCTTGTGGAAATACTCCACATTATCCGTATTTAGATAAAACCAACTCAACAAAAACAGCGGTGCTCTGTGGAAGAAATACCGTACAAATTCGACCAGCAACCAACACAAACTTAAATCTTGAAGCACTAGCTGATCGACTGAAACCCTACGGACAAGTGAGTAAAAACCATTATTTACTATCACTGACGAAGGGAGAACACAGACTCGTATTTTTTACAGATGGACGTGTACTTATTCATGGAACAAAGGATATTGCAGAAGCAAAAAAATTGTACTATCAGTTTGTAGGATAA
- the thiS gene encoding sulfur carrier protein ThiS, with protein sequence MTIYVNGKETLLGTGTNTIMTLIEYFELNPKVVIVERNKDIVAKENYESTILEKGDHIELVHFVGGG encoded by the coding sequence ATGACCATTTACGTTAACGGTAAAGAAACATTGTTAGGAACAGGAACCAATACGATTATGACACTCATTGAATATTTCGAACTAAATCCAAAGGTTGTTATTGTTGAACGCAATAAAGATATCGTTGCGAAAGAAAATTATGAGTCTACGATCCTTGAAAAAGGTGATCATATTGAACTCGTACATTTTGTTGGGGGAGGTTGA
- a CDS encoding thiamine phosphate synthase: MKKELHVISTGQQEKADVIKIARSIHTYVDYIHLRENHRSPEEILHFIQGMKEADIPLSKVILNGPSSVALAGGVAGVQLSHRGEDVLKVKKNYPMLRVGCSVHSLSEALEKEKKGADFLLFGHVFESNSKPGLRPRGLHALQEITAYVSIPVIAIGGMIPSNVQEVLTAGASGVAVLSGIFGANDPERAAFNYHKELEVKQNDHLR, translated from the coding sequence ATGAAAAAAGAATTGCATGTCATTTCAACAGGACAGCAAGAAAAAGCAGATGTGATTAAAATTGCCAGAAGCATTCACACATATGTGGATTATATTCATTTACGGGAGAATCATCGGTCACCAGAAGAAATTCTTCACTTCATTCAAGGCATGAAAGAAGCGGATATTCCCCTTTCAAAGGTAATACTAAATGGACCGTCAAGTGTGGCGTTAGCTGGAGGGGTAGCTGGAGTTCAACTTTCCCATAGAGGCGAAGATGTACTCAAAGTAAAAAAGAATTATCCAATGTTACGTGTGGGATGCTCGGTACATTCGCTTAGTGAAGCATTGGAAAAAGAAAAAAAAGGTGCCGACTTCTTATTATTCGGACATGTGTTCGAAAGTAATTCTAAGCCTGGACTCCGTCCTCGTGGTCTGCATGCATTACAGGAAATCACTGCTTACGTATCAATTCCTGTCATTGCTATTGGCGGAATGATTCCTTCGAATGTACAGGAGGTTCTTACGGCAGGTGCTAGTGGAGTGGCTGTCTTATCGGGTATTTTTGGAGCGAATGATCCCGAAAGAGCTGCCTTCAATTATCATAAGGAACTTGAGGTGAAGCAAAATGACCATTTACGTTAA
- a CDS encoding SDR family oxidoreductase, which translates to MITGSSRGIGAAFAESFASEGCHIVINYLKNAEKAEILADKLQKEYGVDCLPIQADVTNENDVKRLISMVIEEFDRIDIVVNNALHSYLFDPTERKWAWEVEWEDYQKQIDGSLKGTYLLNKYAIPHMKDMNFGRIINMTTNLLYRPIVPYHDYNTAKGAVMTYSQNLAADLGRFGITVNCIAPGLVYPTEASKRTKEEVKSVIVAETPLGRIARPEDVTGTALYLASNWARFVTGQTIIVDGGYTMK; encoded by the coding sequence ATGATCACGGGTTCAAGCCGAGGCATTGGAGCTGCATTTGCTGAAAGCTTCGCCTCCGAAGGGTGTCATATCGTTATAAATTATTTAAAAAATGCAGAAAAGGCAGAAATACTCGCGGACAAATTACAAAAAGAATACGGAGTGGACTGTCTACCCATTCAAGCGGATGTGACGAATGAAAACGATGTAAAAAGATTGATAAGCATGGTAATTGAAGAGTTTGATCGGATCGATATTGTGGTTAATAATGCCCTCCATAGCTACCTTTTTGATCCTACAGAGAGAAAATGGGCATGGGAAGTAGAGTGGGAAGACTATCAAAAACAAATCGATGGTTCCTTAAAGGGGACCTATCTCCTGAATAAATACGCAATACCGCATATGAAAGATATGAACTTCGGTCGAATCATAAATATGACAACCAATTTATTGTATCGCCCGATTGTACCTTACCATGACTACAACACAGCCAAGGGAGCGGTCATGACCTATTCTCAAAACCTAGCCGCTGACCTAGGAAGATTCGGTATTACCGTTAACTGTATTGCTCCAGGGCTTGTGTATCCGACAGAAGCAAGTAAACGAACAAAAGAGGAAGTGAAATCAGTCATTGTTGCTGAAACACCACTTGGGAGAATTGCCCGACCTGAAGATGTTACAGGAACAGCCCTATATTTAGCTAGTAATTGGGCTCGATTTGTAACAGGTCAAACCATTATCGTTGATGGTGGATATACGATGAAATAA
- a CDS encoding ABC transporter substrate-binding protein, whose amino-acid sequence MKFIKVVLPILLVLTVIIAGCSKESSQATESENQRETIRMASWSKPIVEQSNLYVAEDKGFFEKENLTFEYIPGAGGGDAVKNILAGNADIAFANLEAVLLAVEKGEKLKIIYNIYPENVFNLVSLKESNIQSIEDLKGKNVGVYSLASGTYQNLQVLLHDAGVKEEEMTITATGVLNFAPLMEGQVAATAATDTGLYDAKQKGLGEVNIIEVKDVLNTPSDVFVVTEKVFNEKKDLLIRFLQVYKDSIEYTMENPDEAADIATKHAVDGTNITRNKEIIAIRNQTSENNNGLGMFDFTVLKEVEASYVEMGLLQKAVNIEDLTTNELVEQLK is encoded by the coding sequence GTGAAATTCATTAAAGTAGTTCTACCAATTTTACTAGTTTTAACAGTCATCATAGCAGGCTGTTCAAAGGAAAGTAGTCAAGCAACGGAATCAGAAAATCAAAGGGAAACGATTCGAATGGCCTCATGGAGTAAACCAATTGTTGAACAAAGCAACTTATATGTGGCTGAGGATAAAGGTTTTTTTGAAAAAGAAAACCTTACATTTGAGTACATACCTGGTGCTGGTGGAGGAGATGCAGTTAAGAACATCCTGGCTGGAAATGCTGATATTGCTTTCGCAAACCTAGAGGCCGTATTGTTAGCTGTCGAAAAAGGTGAAAAATTGAAGATCATTTATAATATTTATCCTGAAAACGTATTTAACTTAGTTTCCTTAAAGGAAAGTAATATTCAATCCATAGAGGATTTAAAAGGAAAAAATGTCGGAGTATATAGCTTGGCTAGTGGGACCTATCAAAATTTACAAGTGCTTTTGCATGACGCAGGAGTGAAGGAAGAGGAAATGACGATAACGGCAACCGGCGTTCTTAATTTCGCCCCTTTGATGGAAGGGCAAGTAGCTGCTACCGCTGCTACAGATACCGGTTTGTATGATGCAAAGCAAAAGGGCTTAGGCGAAGTAAATATCATTGAAGTAAAAGATGTGCTAAATACTCCATCTGATGTGTTTGTTGTGACAGAAAAGGTATTTAACGAAAAGAAAGATCTTCTTATCCGCTTTCTTCAGGTCTATAAAGATAGCATAGAGTATACGATGGAGAACCCAGATGAGGCAGCTGATATAGCAACGAAGCATGCAGTGGACGGAACCAATATCACACGAAACAAAGAGATTATTGCGATTAGAAACCAAACTAGTGAGAACAACAACGGTCTGGGTATGTTCGACTTTACCGTTTTAAAAGAGGTTGAAGCGTCTTACGTAGAAATGGGATTACTACAAAAAGCGGTTAATATAGAAGACCTTACCACAAATGAACTTGTTGAACAGCTGAAGTAA